The following are encoded together in the Tatumella ptyseos genome:
- the aroA gene encoding 3-phosphoshikimate 1-carboxyvinyltransferase: protein MQSLTLQPISHISGTVNLPGSKSVSNRALLLAAMAQGTTRLTNLLDSDDIRHMLNALTALGVAYQLSDDRTVCTVTGIGGPLQSRESLELFLGNAGTAIRPLAAALSLAENDIVLTGEPRMKERPIGHLVDSLREGGATITYLENEHYPPIRLQGGFKGGNLSVDGSVSSQFLTSLLMAAPLTQGETVITIKGELVSKPYIDITLDLMASFGVTVENQDYQRFIVQGQQQYQAPGEILVEGDASSASYFLAAAAIRGGTVKVTGIGRNSVQGDVKFAEVLEKMGATVEWGDDFIACTGAPLKAVTMDMNHIPDAAMTIATAALFAQGTTTMTNIYNWRVKETDRLFAMATELRKVGAEVIEGEDYITITPPQQLQHAEIETYNDHRMAMCFSLVALSDTPVTILDPGCTAKTFPDYFDRLKSISQFS, encoded by the coding sequence ATGCAATCTTTGACTTTACAACCTATCTCCCACATTAGCGGGACAGTAAACCTTCCGGGTTCCAAGAGCGTTTCCAACCGTGCACTCCTTCTGGCGGCAATGGCACAAGGCACCACACGGTTGACTAACTTACTGGACAGTGATGATATCCGCCATATGCTCAATGCATTAACCGCACTGGGGGTAGCGTATCAGCTTTCAGACGATCGTACCGTCTGTACTGTTACTGGAATTGGCGGGCCACTACAAAGCCGTGAATCACTAGAATTATTTTTGGGGAATGCCGGGACCGCTATCCGACCTCTCGCCGCAGCACTTTCTCTTGCCGAAAACGATATTGTATTAACCGGCGAGCCACGTATGAAAGAGCGGCCAATAGGGCACTTAGTTGACTCGCTGCGTGAAGGCGGTGCAACCATTACTTACTTAGAAAATGAGCATTATCCACCTATCCGTCTACAGGGCGGCTTCAAGGGCGGTAATCTTAGCGTTGATGGTTCGGTATCTAGTCAGTTTTTAACCTCTCTCCTGATGGCGGCACCATTAACTCAAGGTGAAACGGTGATTACTATTAAGGGAGAGTTGGTTTCTAAGCCCTACATTGATATCACGCTCGATTTAATGGCGTCATTCGGCGTAACCGTTGAGAACCAAGATTACCAACGCTTTATCGTTCAAGGTCAACAACAGTACCAAGCGCCGGGTGAGATTTTGGTAGAAGGTGATGCCTCTTCGGCGTCCTATTTTTTAGCCGCTGCTGCAATTCGTGGTGGAACAGTTAAAGTTACTGGTATTGGCCGTAACAGTGTGCAGGGCGATGTGAAGTTCGCCGAGGTGCTTGAGAAAATGGGCGCAACCGTCGAATGGGGTGATGACTTCATCGCTTGCACCGGCGCGCCCCTTAAGGCAGTGACGATGGATATGAACCATATCCCTGATGCGGCAATGACTATCGCCACAGCAGCACTCTTTGCGCAAGGCACTACCACTATGACCAATATCTATAACTGGCGGGTCAAAGAGACTGATCGCTTGTTTGCGATGGCGACAGAACTGCGTAAAGTCGGCGCAGAAGTGATTGAAGGTGAGGATTACATCACTATCACTCCTCCGCAACAGTTACAGCATGCTGAAATTGAAACTTATAATGACCATCGAATGGCGATGTGCTTCTCATTAGTTGCACTGTCCGATACGCCTGTGACGATTTTAGATCCTGGTTGCACCGCGAAAACATTCCCAGATTATTTTGACCGACTCAAGTCAATTAGCCAGTTTTCATAA
- a CDS encoding peptide ABC transporter substrate-binding protein, translated as MMQRKMLSMSIMALLGLGSLTMAEAAVVPAGTVLADQQQITRGNGSDPATLDPQMAESNEAFNIILDSFAGVVALDSQGKVHPELAEKWDNQDNKVWTFHLRPGLTWSNGQPITAEDLVYSWQRLADPKTASPYQSYISAVHLQNAEAVMSGKLPPTALGVKAIDPQTFQVTLSQPVAWFLQAAASPSFFPVNKKVVTQFGDQWTQPANIVVSGAYKPSKWIINERFVSVRNTHYWDNKATVINQVTYLPIAEPSATLNRYQSGEIDITDTIPTVNFAQIKKTIPEQIKQTPLLGVYEYWFNMNKPPFNDQRVRMALNLAVDKSVITDKILGMGQKPAWTLMPLQIGGETYQPTEIAKWTLAQRIAQAKKLLAEAGFGPDKPLKAELLYNTSQDHLKIAIALSSMWKKNLGAQITMRNQEWKTLIQTQHSGDFQLVRQSWLADYDAPPTFLNNFVTGNTQNDGKYSNADYDKLVNAAAAEVEPEKAKQDYQQALDILSHDVPSIPLYYYVQNILVKPWVGGVSVSRLGFYKTQDMYIRKH; from the coding sequence ATGATGCAACGTAAAATGCTCTCTATGTCAATTATGGCATTACTAGGATTAGGTTCGCTTACGATGGCCGAGGCTGCAGTTGTTCCGGCTGGAACGGTATTGGCTGACCAGCAACAGATTACGCGGGGAAATGGTTCCGATCCGGCTACGCTTGATCCGCAAATGGCTGAGAGTAATGAAGCGTTTAATATAATTCTTGATAGCTTTGCGGGAGTGGTCGCCTTAGATAGTCAAGGGAAAGTTCATCCGGAGCTGGCGGAGAAGTGGGACAATCAAGATAATAAGGTGTGGACCTTCCATTTACGTCCAGGACTTACCTGGTCAAATGGTCAACCTATTACCGCTGAAGATCTGGTGTACAGCTGGCAGAGACTAGCGGATCCGAAAACCGCATCACCTTATCAATCTTATATCAGTGCAGTGCATTTACAGAATGCCGAGGCGGTGATGAGCGGTAAACTGCCCCCCACAGCTTTAGGTGTAAAAGCGATTGACCCACAGACTTTTCAAGTCACCCTTTCTCAGCCAGTTGCATGGTTTTTACAAGCTGCAGCCTCACCCAGTTTTTTTCCTGTTAACAAAAAGGTCGTCACCCAATTCGGTGACCAATGGACCCAGCCAGCCAATATTGTGGTCAGTGGTGCTTACAAACCGAGTAAGTGGATAATAAACGAACGTTTCGTATCGGTGCGTAACACGCACTACTGGGACAACAAGGCAACGGTAATTAATCAAGTTACCTATCTGCCGATCGCGGAACCTTCCGCCACGTTGAACCGCTACCAAAGTGGTGAAATTGATATTACCGATACCATTCCTACCGTTAACTTTGCCCAAATCAAAAAGACCATTCCTGAACAAATTAAACAAACGCCTCTGCTCGGTGTTTATGAATATTGGTTCAATATGAACAAGCCGCCATTCAACGACCAGCGTGTACGTATGGCACTTAACCTTGCAGTGGATAAATCAGTTATTACCGATAAGATTTTAGGGATGGGGCAAAAACCGGCTTGGACCCTGATGCCATTACAGATTGGTGGAGAAACTTATCAGCCTACTGAGATTGCAAAGTGGACACTCGCTCAGCGTATCGCGCAAGCGAAAAAACTTTTGGCGGAAGCAGGTTTTGGCCCAGATAAGCCATTAAAAGCAGAGCTGCTTTACAACACCTCTCAAGATCACCTAAAAATCGCGATAGCGTTAAGCTCTATGTGGAAAAAGAATTTGGGCGCACAAATCACGATGCGAAATCAGGAGTGGAAGACGCTGATCCAAACTCAGCATAGCGGGGATTTCCAACTTGTTCGCCAATCGTGGCTGGCGGATTACGATGCACCGCCGACTTTCTTGAATAATTTTGTGACAGGAAATACACAGAACGATGGTAAATACAGTAATGCGGATTACGATAAGCTGGTGAATGCTGCGGCCGCAGAAGTTGAACCGGAGAAAGCTAAGCAAGATTATCAACAAGCCTTAGATATCTTAAGTCATGATGTGCCCTCTATCCCGCTCTATTACTATGTTCAAAATATTTTAGTGAAACCTTGGGTGGGCGGTGTGTCAGTCAGCCGTTTAGGTTTTTATAAAACGCAGGACATGTATATTCGTAAGCACTAA
- the lolA gene encoding outer membrane lipoprotein chaperone LolA, protein MKKMIVATGLIAGLLSVQAFADDAAALQSRLNKVNSFHASFTQTVTDGSGANVQQGQGELWVKRPSLFNWHMTAPDESTIISDGKTLWFYNPFVEQVSATWLKNATSNTPFMLIARNQRSDWKNYNVTQQGDHFALTPKNGGGNLKQFSIDVTPEGTINQFSAIEQDGQRSNYQLKSQKNGPIDAAKFQFTPPKGVTVDDQRQ, encoded by the coding sequence ATGAAAAAGATGATCGTTGCCACAGGATTAATCGCAGGTTTACTTTCTGTCCAGGCTTTTGCCGACGATGCTGCGGCGCTGCAATCACGCCTTAATAAAGTGAATAGCTTCCATGCAAGCTTTACCCAAACGGTCACCGACGGTTCCGGTGCAAACGTGCAACAAGGACAAGGCGAACTATGGGTAAAGCGTCCCAGTCTTTTTAACTGGCATATGACCGCTCCGGATGAAAGCACTATTATTTCCGATGGGAAAACGCTCTGGTTTTATAATCCCTTCGTCGAACAAGTGAGTGCGACCTGGCTAAAAAACGCGACCAGCAACACACCGTTTATGCTTATTGCCCGTAACCAACGTTCCGATTGGAAAAACTATAACGTGACTCAGCAAGGCGACCACTTTGCATTGACCCCTAAAAATGGTGGCGGTAATCTGAAACAATTTAGTATTGATGTCACGCCAGAAGGGACGATCAATCAGTTCAGCGCGATCGAGCAAGATGGTCAACGCAGTAACTACCAACTGAAAAGCCAAAAAAATGGCCCTATCGATGCTGCGAAATTCCAGTTCACTCCGCCTAAAGGTGTGACAGTGGATGACCAACGTCAATAA
- the serS gene encoding serine--tRNA ligase, which yields MLDPNLLRNEPDAVAEKLARRGFTLDVETLRALEERRKVLQVETETLQAERNARSKSIGQAKARGEDIEPLRQEVNRLGEKLDQAKANLDTLLNDIRQLALTLPNIPDDVVPDGKDDTENLEVLRWGTPKQYDFSVKDHVDLGELSGGIDFASAVKLTGSRFVVLKGQIAKMHRALAQFMLDLHTEQHDYTELYVPYLVNHDSLFGTGQLPKFGNDLFHTRPLDEEAGNSQYALIPTAEVPVTNLVRDEIIDEDALPLKYTAHTPCFRSEAGSYGRDTRGLIRMHQFDKVEMVQVVAPEQSMDALEALTGHAEKVLQLLELPYRKVLLCTGDIGFSACKTYDLEVWLPAQETYREISSCSNMGDFQARRMQARCRSKSDRKTRLVHTLNGSGLAVGRTLVAVLENYQLADGRIQVPEVLKPYMKGLEFIG from the coding sequence ATGCTCGATCCCAATCTGTTGCGTAATGAGCCAGACGCAGTTGCAGAAAAACTGGCACGCCGAGGATTCACTTTAGATGTCGAAACGCTACGTGCGCTAGAAGAACGTCGTAAAGTGCTACAAGTTGAAACGGAAACGTTGCAAGCCGAGCGTAATGCGCGATCGAAATCCATCGGCCAAGCAAAAGCACGTGGGGAAGATATCGAGCCATTGCGTCAAGAAGTGAACAGATTGGGTGAGAAGCTGGATCAGGCTAAAGCTAATCTGGACACGTTACTCAACGACATTCGTCAACTTGCATTGACCCTACCGAATATCCCAGATGATGTAGTGCCAGACGGTAAAGATGACACTGAAAATCTAGAAGTATTACGATGGGGCACGCCTAAGCAATACGATTTCAGCGTTAAAGATCACGTCGACCTGGGTGAGCTAAGTGGGGGGATCGACTTCGCGTCTGCAGTGAAATTAACCGGTTCACGCTTTGTGGTACTGAAGGGACAGATTGCGAAAATGCATCGTGCGTTGGCGCAATTTATGCTCGATCTTCACACTGAACAACATGACTATACTGAACTCTACGTTCCTTACCTTGTTAACCATGACTCGCTGTTTGGTACTGGGCAATTACCAAAATTTGGTAATGACCTCTTCCATACCCGTCCATTAGATGAAGAAGCTGGAAATAGCCAATACGCGCTGATTCCGACTGCTGAAGTACCGGTAACGAATTTGGTCCGTGACGAGATCATCGATGAAGATGCCTTACCGCTTAAATACACTGCTCATACGCCATGTTTCCGTTCAGAAGCCGGTTCTTATGGCCGCGATACTCGTGGGTTAATTCGTATGCACCAGTTCGATAAAGTCGAAATGGTACAAGTCGTTGCACCTGAGCAGTCAATGGATGCTCTAGAAGCTTTAACGGGTCATGCCGAGAAAGTATTACAACTATTGGAACTGCCTTATCGTAAAGTGCTGTTATGTACGGGCGATATCGGCTTTAGTGCCTGTAAGACCTATGATTTGGAAGTGTGGTTGCCGGCCCAAGAGACTTATCGTGAAATCTCCTCCTGCTCAAATATGGGTGACTTCCAGGCGCGTCGTATGCAAGCCCGTTGTCGTTCAAAGAGCGATCGTAAAACACGTTTAGTCCATACTCTAAATGGCTCTGGCTTAGCGGTAGGGCGCACTTTAGTCGCGGTGCTAGAAAACTATCAACTTGCTGACGGTCGAATCCAAGTTCCTGAGGTGTTAAAACCTTACATGAAAGGTCTTGAGTTTATCGGCTAA
- a CDS encoding replication-associated recombination protein A, which produces MSNLTLDFAPVEFQPLAARMRPTTLDDYVGQQHILAPGKPLAKAIKAGQLHSMILWGPPGTGKTTLAEIMAFYAQAQVSRVSAVTSGIKEIREAIELARINRQSGQRTILFVDEVHRFNKSQQDAFLPHIEDGTITFIGATTENPSFELNSALLSRARVYLLKSLTLADVEAILDQAMADSERGLAGQNLYLPDTTRKMIAELVNGDARRALNTLEMMADMAEESSPGQRLLTPELLIEIAGERSARFDNKGDRFYDLISAVHKSVRGSSPDAALYWYARIITAGGDPLYVARRLLAIASEDVGNADPRGMQVAIAAWDCYTRVGPAEGERAIAQALVYLACAPKSNAVYNAFNQAMHDARHSPDYDVPDHLRNAPTALMKEMGLKKEYRYAHDEPHAYAAGENYFPPEMADKRYYQPTSRGLEAKIAEKLAWLTEQDHNSPTKRYRSN; this is translated from the coding sequence GTGAGTAATTTAACATTAGATTTTGCACCGGTTGAATTTCAACCTCTTGCAGCTCGAATGCGTCCCACCACGCTTGATGACTATGTGGGACAACAGCACATCCTTGCTCCCGGTAAACCCTTGGCGAAAGCCATTAAAGCTGGTCAGCTGCATTCGATGATCCTCTGGGGCCCGCCCGGTACAGGGAAGACTACGCTGGCGGAGATTATGGCGTTTTACGCGCAAGCCCAAGTTTCACGGGTTTCAGCGGTAACCTCTGGGATTAAGGAAATCCGTGAGGCGATCGAACTCGCCCGAATCAATCGCCAATCTGGCCAGCGTACCATTCTCTTTGTCGACGAGGTCCACCGGTTCAACAAAAGCCAACAGGATGCGTTTTTACCGCACATCGAAGACGGTACTATCACCTTTATTGGCGCGACTACGGAAAATCCCTCGTTCGAATTAAATTCAGCATTGTTGTCGCGCGCGCGGGTTTATTTACTGAAATCGCTGACGCTTGCAGACGTTGAAGCCATTCTCGATCAAGCGATGGCAGACTCTGAACGTGGCTTGGCGGGACAAAATCTTTATTTGCCAGATACCACCCGAAAGATGATAGCAGAGCTCGTCAATGGCGATGCGCGTCGCGCACTTAACACCTTAGAGATGATGGCAGATATGGCCGAAGAATCATCGCCAGGCCAGCGACTGCTCACGCCGGAACTCCTTATAGAGATTGCGGGTGAACGCAGCGCGCGGTTTGATAATAAGGGTGACCGTTTCTATGATCTTATTTCTGCTGTGCATAAGTCCGTGCGCGGATCGTCACCGGACGCAGCGCTGTACTGGTATGCCCGCATCATCACGGCTGGCGGTGACCCGCTTTATGTGGCTCGCCGCCTGTTAGCGATTGCGTCTGAGGATGTCGGTAATGCCGACCCACGTGGAATGCAAGTGGCCATAGCGGCCTGGGATTGTTATACCCGTGTCGGACCCGCCGAAGGGGAAAGGGCAATCGCTCAAGCGCTGGTCTATTTGGCCTGTGCGCCGAAAAGTAATGCCGTCTATAACGCCTTTAATCAAGCGATGCACGATGCACGCCATTCGCCAGACTACGATGTGCCTGACCATCTGCGTAATGCGCCGACGGCGTTAATGAAAGAGATGGGGCTAAAAAAAGAGTATCGTTACGCTCACGATGAACCCCACGCCTACGCGGCAGGTGAGAACTATTTTCCGCCAGAAATGGCAGACAAAAGGTACTATCAGCCTACCTCTCGGGGATTAGAAGCGAAAATTGCTGAAAAACTCGCCTGGCTTACTGAACAGGATCATAATAGTCCGACAAAACGCTACCGCAGCAATTAA
- a CDS encoding YaiA family protein has product MAGHPPYPRKAWIVEVSDGQGEEKVGHYELRADHPYPDTLISQYRTRQEAEDAKERYIGEDKE; this is encoded by the coding sequence ATGGCAGGTCATCCCCCGTATCCCCGTAAAGCCTGGATTGTTGAGGTATCTGATGGTCAAGGCGAGGAAAAAGTCGGCCACTATGAGTTACGTGCTGACCACCCTTATCCTGATACGCTAATTAGCCAATATCGCACTCGCCAAGAAGCTGAAGATGCGAAAGAGCGCTATATAGGCGAAGATAAGGAATAA
- the serC gene encoding 3-phosphoserine/phosphohydroxythreonine transaminase: MTQVFNFSSGPAMLPKAVLEQVQAELLDWQGLGTSVMEISHRSKEFIAVAETAEQDLRDLLSIPANYKVLFCQGGARAQFAAIPANLLGSAQQADYIDGGYWAHSAINEAAKFCTPNVIDIKTTENGKVALLPMNEWQLSDQSAYVHYCPNETIDGTAIDEEPDFGDRLVVADLSSTILSRPLDISRYGVIYAGAQKNIGPAGLTLVIVREDLLGKTLQQFPSVLDFKTLADNDSMFNTPPTFAWYLSGLVFKWLKAQGGIEAMAKKNQTKADLLYGTIDHSDFYRNNVIARNRSKMNVPFQLADANLDKLFLEESLAAGLHALKGHRAVGGMRASIYNAMPLEGVQALTAFMQDFAQRHG, encoded by the coding sequence ATGACGCAGGTGTTCAATTTTAGTTCCGGTCCCGCTATGTTACCAAAAGCAGTGTTAGAACAAGTTCAAGCAGAACTGCTCGATTGGCAAGGGCTAGGAACCTCAGTAATGGAAATCAGCCACCGTAGTAAAGAGTTTATTGCCGTGGCCGAAACAGCAGAACAAGATCTCCGTGACTTACTTTCCATTCCTGCTAACTATAAAGTCTTATTTTGTCAGGGCGGTGCGCGAGCGCAATTCGCTGCTATCCCTGCCAATCTGCTGGGCTCAGCCCAGCAGGCAGATTACATTGATGGTGGCTACTGGGCGCACAGTGCGATCAACGAAGCCGCGAAATTCTGTACCCCGAATGTTATCGATATTAAAACGACGGAAAATGGTAAGGTCGCATTACTGCCGATGAATGAATGGCAGTTATCGGATCAATCAGCTTATGTCCACTACTGTCCGAATGAAACTATCGATGGAACAGCGATTGACGAAGAGCCCGATTTTGGCGATCGTCTGGTGGTTGCTGACCTGTCCTCTACCATCCTTTCTCGTCCTTTAGACATTAGCCGTTATGGCGTTATTTATGCGGGCGCTCAAAAGAATATCGGGCCTGCAGGGCTAACCCTAGTCATTGTCCGTGAGGATTTGTTAGGTAAAACCCTTCAACAATTCCCATCAGTACTCGATTTCAAAACCTTAGCAGACAATGATTCGATGTTTAATACCCCGCCGACCTTTGCATGGTATTTATCGGGTCTAGTCTTCAAATGGCTAAAAGCGCAGGGCGGAATTGAGGCAATGGCGAAGAAGAACCAAACTAAAGCTGATTTACTCTATGGAACCATTGATCATAGCGATTTCTATCGTAACAATGTGATTGCGCGTAACCGTTCAAAAATGAATGTTCCTTTCCAACTTGCCGACGCTAACCTTGATAAGTTGTTCTTAGAAGAGTCATTAGCAGCAGGCCTACACGCCCTGAAAGGGCACCGCGCCGTCGGTGGAATGCGCGCCTCAATTTATAATGCAATGCCTTTAGAAGGCGTTCAAGCGTTGACAGCTTTCATGCAAGACTTTGCTCAACGCCACGGTTAA
- the ycaO gene encoding 30S ribosomal protein S12 methylthiotransferase accessory factor YcaO — translation MTQTFIPGKDAALEDSISRFQDKLQQLGFTIEEASWLNPVPNVWSVHVRDKDCALCFTNGKGATQKAALASALGEYFERLSTNYFFADFWLGDDVANGPFVHYPDEKWFPLSDDDSLPEGILDTRLRKFYDPENELSGSDLIDLQSGNHQRGICALPFTRQSDLQTVYIPMNIIGNLYVSNGMSAGNTANEARVQGLSEVFERYVKNKIIAESISLPEIPADVLARYPSVTEAIARLEAEGFPILSYDASLGGQYPVICVVLFNPSNGTCFASFGAHPDFGVALERTVTELLQGRGLKDLDVFTPPTFDDEEVAEHTNLETHFIDSSGLISWDMFKDGADYSFVDWSFSGSTEQEFSTLMAIFQQAQQEVYIADYEHLGVYACRIIVPGMSDIYPAEDLLLANNNMGADLRQIILSLPGSEWEPEEYLELISTLDDHGLDDFTRVRELLGIATGKDNGWSTLRVGELKSMLALAGGDIDQALTWAEWTIEFNGSVFSAERANYYRCLQTLLLLALEDERHAVDYLNAFNKMYGPETVEAASAAVSGEAPFYGLQEVDAALKAFPAHQSLLAAYEKLQAAKRQHAQG, via the coding sequence ATGACGCAAACCTTTATCCCCGGCAAAGATGCCGCCCTTGAAGATTCTATCAGTCGTTTTCAAGATAAACTTCAGCAGCTTGGCTTCACTATCGAAGAAGCTTCATGGCTTAACCCTGTTCCTAATGTCTGGTCAGTTCACGTTCGTGATAAAGACTGCGCGTTATGCTTCACGAATGGTAAAGGGGCAACCCAAAAAGCCGCATTGGCATCCGCGTTAGGTGAGTATTTCGAACGTTTATCGACTAACTACTTCTTTGCCGACTTCTGGCTGGGGGATGACGTCGCGAATGGTCCCTTTGTACACTATCCAGATGAAAAATGGTTCCCATTAAGCGACGATGATTCGCTACCCGAAGGGATACTCGATACTCGCCTGCGTAAATTTTACGATCCTGAAAACGAACTGAGTGGTTCGGACTTGATCGATCTGCAATCCGGTAATCACCAGCGAGGCATTTGCGCCCTGCCTTTTACCCGCCAATCTGATCTCCAGACCGTCTATATCCCTATGAACATTATTGGCAACCTTTATGTCTCTAATGGAATGTCTGCAGGTAACACCGCTAATGAAGCGCGTGTCCAAGGGTTATCCGAAGTCTTTGAGCGTTATGTAAAAAATAAAATTATTGCCGAATCGATCAGCTTGCCTGAAATCCCGGCTGACGTGTTAGCACGCTATCCTAGCGTGACCGAAGCTATCGCGCGTCTTGAAGCAGAAGGCTTTCCAATCCTGTCTTACGATGCATCATTAGGCGGTCAATACCCGGTGATCTGTGTCGTACTCTTCAATCCGAGCAATGGCACCTGCTTCGCCTCCTTTGGTGCACACCCAGATTTTGGCGTGGCACTTGAACGTACTGTGACCGAGTTGCTACAAGGACGGGGCTTAAAAGATCTGGATGTCTTCACTCCCCCAACCTTCGATGATGAAGAAGTGGCAGAACATACTAACCTTGAAACTCACTTTATTGACTCAAGTGGTCTGATTTCATGGGACATGTTTAAAGATGGCGCGGACTATTCTTTCGTTGATTGGTCATTTTCAGGCTCCACTGAGCAAGAGTTCAGTACCTTGATGGCCATTTTCCAACAAGCACAGCAAGAAGTGTATATCGCCGATTACGAGCATTTAGGTGTCTATGCCTGCCGTATCATCGTGCCGGGCATGTCAGACATCTATCCTGCCGAAGACTTATTGCTAGCTAACAATAACATGGGTGCTGATTTACGTCAGATCATCCTGTCGCTGCCAGGCTCGGAGTGGGAACCAGAAGAGTACTTAGAACTCATTTCAACGCTTGATGACCATGGTTTAGATGACTTTACCCGCGTGCGTGAATTGTTGGGTATTGCCACTGGTAAAGATAATGGATGGTCAACGTTACGGGTCGGTGAGTTAAAATCGATGTTGGCTTTAGCCGGTGGCGATATTGATCAGGCATTAACGTGGGCAGAATGGACAATCGAATTTAACGGTTCGGTTTTCAGCGCTGAGCGTGCTAATTATTATCGTTGCTTACAGACTCTGTTGCTTCTGGCACTAGAAGATGAACGCCATGCAGTCGACTACCTCAATGCCTTCAATAAGATGTATGGTCCAGAGACGGTCGAGGCAGCCTCAGCCGCCGTAAGCGGTGAAGCGCCGTTTTACGGATTACAAGAAGTCGATGCGGCATTGAAGGCTTTTCCTGCACATCAATCCTTACTAGCGGCTTACGAGAAATTACAAGCCGCTAAGCGTCAACATGCGCAAGGCTAA
- a CDS encoding MFS transporter, translated as MSALSRPVILLLSGLLLLTVCIAVLNTQIPLWLSHESWSTLQIGLISSAFFTGNLTGTLFAGKLINRLGFNRSYYLATAIFAIATLVLVFSHSFESWAFWRFIAGNGCALLWVIVESALLCSGTLSNRGRLLAAYMIVYYLGTVLGQLFISAMPLSITTLVPALVTLMMLAILPLLFVVVTAGEAEEALETPKQPGVMKMFFRRQSRLGINGCIISGVVLGSLYGLMPLYLSHKGMSDSNVGYWMALLISAGIIAQWPLGKLADRYGRLLVLRVQVFVVILAAIAMLMNASLVAGLFILGSAGFTLYPVAMAWACEKVSKSELIPMNQALLLSYTAGSLAGPAITSLLMETWSDNILFVMIAIVSFVYLMMLLRKTDQHATPIAHA; from the coding sequence ATGTCGGCGCTATCACGTCCCGTTATTCTGTTATTAAGTGGCTTGCTACTTTTAACAGTATGTATTGCTGTGCTCAATACACAGATCCCGCTTTGGCTCTCGCATGAGTCATGGTCAACCTTGCAAATCGGATTAATTAGTTCAGCTTTTTTCACCGGAAATTTAACCGGGACACTCTTTGCGGGCAAATTAATTAATCGGCTGGGTTTTAATCGTAGTTACTACTTAGCGACGGCAATATTTGCGATAGCAACGTTGGTCTTGGTATTCAGTCACTCGTTTGAAAGCTGGGCATTTTGGCGCTTTATAGCGGGCAATGGCTGTGCCTTACTCTGGGTGATAGTGGAGAGCGCATTACTTTGCTCTGGTACGCTATCCAACCGCGGGCGTCTACTTGCGGCCTATATGATTGTCTATTACCTCGGAACGGTATTGGGGCAACTCTTTATTAGCGCAATGCCACTCTCGATTACCACCTTGGTTCCAGCGTTAGTTACCCTGATGATGCTCGCGATTCTTCCATTATTATTTGTTGTGGTGACCGCAGGCGAAGCAGAAGAGGCCTTAGAGACACCAAAACAGCCGGGTGTAATGAAGATGTTCTTCCGCCGTCAATCTCGTTTGGGGATCAATGGCTGCATCATCTCTGGTGTGGTGTTGGGATCACTCTATGGATTAATGCCACTCTATCTTTCCCATAAAGGCATGAGCGACAGTAACGTTGGCTATTGGATGGCGCTATTAATCAGCGCTGGGATTATCGCGCAGTGGCCATTAGGGAAATTAGCCGACCGTTACGGGCGGTTATTGGTCTTGCGTGTACAAGTCTTTGTGGTAATTCTGGCAGCAATTGCCATGTTAATGAATGCCTCCTTGGTCGCTGGATTATTTATTCTTGGCAGTGCAGGATTTACGCTATATCCGGTAGCGATGGCGTGGGCTTGTGAGAAGGTAAGTAAGAGTGAACTTATTCCGATGAATCAGGCATTGTTGCTGAGTTATACCGCGGGAAGCTTAGCGGGACCAGCTATCACATCTTTATTAATGGAAACGTGGTCAGATAATATCCTATTTGTCATGATTGCTATTGTGTCGTTCGTCTATTTAATGATGTTACTACGCAAAACTGACCAGCACGCAACGCCTATCGCTCACGCATAA